Part of the Engraulis encrasicolus isolate BLACKSEA-1 chromosome 23, IST_EnEncr_1.0, whole genome shotgun sequence genome is shown below.
atggatggagatgtagggagaggtcaggggggattcgaacctgcaaccccaagattgaaagagtctctaaccactaggccactacTGCCCCTGCTCCACCCCATTTAATACAGTGCTCTCAGGGTTTTATGGTCCTACAAGCCAGATACAGCACACTATTTTCTTCACAGACAGTGGTGATATTTCTTCTTGTTTACTTCTATGTTACTAAAGCTTCTATGTTACTAATCTAAGCAAGACCAAAAAGAACATGTTGAGCAGAAATGTGTCATCTGAAGGGCAAACAGGGTACAGCAAAACATGTCAATAAAATGTTGATGTGGGATAATCTATACACCTATATTGAAGATCTGTTTCGCTATTGCCTTAAGAACTTAAAAACAATGACTTAGCAAAaagtcccccccccaaaaaaaactctGGATTTGTGTATGTTTAAGGAACACCTACaaatatttttactttttttttgagACACAAGTGCTCGGAGAATTGTTCAACTGACCCAGGGATGAATGGCAAGACAGATTTACCAGGTCTtgaaataaaaatgtcaaagatCAAACCATTATGAGGCTTCATTATAAAAACATTTAAAGCTACGAACTTTAATCAAGAAAATACaatctaaaaataaaataaaactaaaGGTGATTCAAACTAAGTCTATAACTCTCTCAAAACAAAATAGTGATTTAATGGCTGGACATAGGCAATGGTGGTCATTAACAAGCTATTATGTACTAAGACAAAAGAATAATGCATAGgtagaatgaatggatggattaaTGCATAGTACTCACCTGTTTGACAGCTCCACCCCATCTCACCTGCCTAGTTCCTGCTGATGGAAATCATGTCACAGCTCCACCCAGGGGTGTGGCCCAGCTCTTGGCTTGGTTTTGGATAAATTCTGGTgataaattcattggagttcacTGTGGTTTTTACAAGCCTTGTGTTCCTTTGCTGGAAGTTGGCTGTATTTGAATCTTTGCTTCCTGTTTCCTGATTGACACAATGGCTGCTGCAGCTGGCAAGAGGTAAGTTTCCATTCATTAACTATCTTTGTCTCATTGGTCTTTGGTGACTTACATTTAATCATGTTTGTAGCTCACTGTATATATCAAAATTACCCCCCCATAACCATACCAtagactaagcaatactttaaaCCAATGTAATATTTCTTTACTTGAACTAGTTACTTAAGTTGCTTTTGCCTGTATGTTCATCTTAAAAGCGTCctaatttcattattttatttttttcttgtgaTCTAGACAGTCTGCAAATCGCAACATTGTCTATTGCCTTCGGTGCCACAAGCCCCAGGACAACCTCCCTGTGCACCTGGTGCGAGTGTGTATGAAAAACTGCACActagaagacagagagacagaggtagcgAGAGCAGTTGAGTCCAATAGGGAGTGGGTTCGTGCAAACAGGACCTGGGACTACAATGCCATCCTAGAGCTGCTGCCCCACAGACGCTGTCGTATGGCACTGGTGGAAGACCTTCAGGAGAGGGGGTTCTTCATCAAGAACATTCCCCGTAACGCACACATGGAAGATCCAGATATGGTCACTAAGCCAGTTGTCACAGCTGCTGCTGAGGCTAccacatctgctgctgctgcaaccaCGTCTTCTGCCACTGTTACCATGGACAACAGTACGCAGACACGCACAGGCATGGAAGATAAGGACACCAAGCCTGTTGTCACAGCTGCTGCCAATGTCGAGACTACCACGTCTGCTGCCACTGTTACCATGGTTTCCAGGTCTGCTGCCACCACTGACCCATCGGAGGGCCCCTCCTCTGAGTCAGATAAAGATGCCTGTGACGCCTCCTGGACAATGTAAGTATAGCACATCACATACATACTACATGTTTACGACGCAATCCTTGCAATAATAATACTAATTATATGAATAATAATTCATATTCAAATGCAAGCGTACAGTGATAATTTATTAATTGACCTTTTTGTTGATTTCCACAGAGAGTCTCCAGACCCAGTTGGCTCTCTGAGGCTGAAGAGGAAAGCAGTGGTCTTGGAAGAGCCGGTGATAGAGGATCAGCCAGTGGAGCCTACTTATGAAGTTGTCAAGGCTGGGACAAAGAGAGGACGTCCGCAGCTGATAGACAACGTCGGCAACAGTTTTGGAGTTGCCTATAGAGGACCCAGCGCTGTAACCTGGAGATGTTCTGTCCGTCCAAAAGGTGCAGTATGCAGAGCCAAAGTGGTGGAGCGGGATGGTGTGTTTGAAGCAGGCCAATATCCGCACAACCATGAACCCGATCTTGGCACTGCTACAGCGGCCAAACTCACAGCCTGTATGGAGAAAGAGGCCGTGGTGATCGTTCAAGAGGTGTCGCTCGATGAACTGCAGGAGAATGTACCTCGCCCAGAACTCTCCAAGTCAGTGAACTTGTCTTCTGTTGGTGGCGGTTTGCTGCCCTTGCCAAGACCATGTGAACCCAAGGACATACACTTCattgtcaacatggaccacatcCCGCCATCATTCCTCCGGGGGGATGTCCGAGTGAGTGGGGACAATGAACGCAGACACCTCATCTTTGCTACAGACACACAACTGACCCGCCTGGCCAACGCGAAGACGTGGTACCTAGAAGGTAACTCCAAGCTGTGTGGTCCGCCCTTCACACAGCTTTTCACCATCGGTGCCTTTGTCAGGCAGAAAGATTGCACAAAAAGCGTCCCTCTGCTCTTTGTGCTGATGTCCAGATGTAAGAAGAAGGACTACAAGAGGGTGTTGAGGGAAATCTTGGACATTCTGCCGAGACCTCCAAAAGTGACACGTGCCATGCATGGCTTTGAAAAGTCTCTGTGGTCGGCAATGTCACGTGTGTTGCCCCATGTTCGGTTGACTGGGTGCATGTTCCACTGGAAACAGGCAGTGTTTCACAAGATTAGAGAACTTGGTCTGCGCACCAAGTATATGCAGAGAGGTGAGGGCCACGAGTTCCTGAGGGATACTATGTCCCTGCCGTTCCTGCCTGGGGAGCACATCCCAGCTGCCTGGGAGAGACTGAAGTCCAGGGCCAGCACACCTGGTCTGCAGGACTTCACAAGTTACATGGACAGCACATGGATGAACTCGcctatccacccacccaccacctggAGTGTCTTTAAGAAGACAGTGCGCACAAACAATGAGGCAAAGGGATGGCACGCTGCCTTGAAGAGGAGGGCTTCTGGCGAGAGCAACCTCCCATTTTACAGTCTGGTTTCTCTCCTGCAAGAGGAGGCAAAGTTTGTGCACCTCGACATCAAT
Proteins encoded:
- the LOC134439457 gene encoding uncharacterized protein LOC134439457, which codes for MAAAAGKRQSANRNIVYCLRCHKPQDNLPVHLVRVCMKNCTLEDRETEVARAVESNREWVRANRTWDYNAILELLPHRRCRMALVEDLQERGFFIKNIPRNAHMEDPDMVTKPVVTAAAEATTSAAAATTSSATVTMDNSTQTRTGMEDKDTKPVVTAAANVETTTSAATVTMVSRSAATTDPSEGPSSESDKDACDASWTIESPDPVGSLRLKRKAVVLEEPVIEDQPVEPTYEVVKAGTKRGRPQLIDNVGNSFGVAYRGPSAVTWRCSVRPKGAVCRAKVVERDGVFEAGQYPHNHEPDLGTATAAKLTACMEKEAVVIVQEVSLDELQENVPRPELSKSVNLSSVGGGLLPLPRPCEPKDIHFIVNMDHIPPSFLRGDVRVSGDNERRHLIFATDTQLTRLANAKTWYLEGNSKLCGPPFTQLFTIGAFVRQKDCTKSVPLLFVLMSRCKKKDYKRVLREILDILPRPPKVTRAMHGFEKSLWSAMSRVLPHVRLTGCMFHWKQAVFHKIRELGLRTKYMQRGEGHEFLRDTMSLPFLPGEHIPAAWERLKSRASTPGLQDFTSYMDSTWMNSPIHPPTTWSVFKKTVRTNNEAKGWHAALKRRASGESNLPFYSLVSLLQEEAKFVHLDINLVRNMKLSRYQRPARRRAEERLFDAWTRFEKGELSADELLRFCHSFGSDSASHPSSNSPTQSA